From Erigeron canadensis isolate Cc75 chromosome 8, C_canadensis_v1, whole genome shotgun sequence, one genomic window encodes:
- the LOC122579352 gene encoding glutathione S-transferase U17-like, producing the protein MAKESEMKLLGTPASTFVNRVQFVLNLKSIEYKFIQENLFCKSELLLTSNPVHKKVPVLIHGNKPPIPESLIIIEYLDELYPDTHPVLPSDPFDRADHRFWASYIDNKFYPLYEELRRSPEDGKEAIKKQIIEKSQVLEEAFVKISNGKDYFGGDDIGYLDVVLGCFIGWISIFEKLHKFKVFDEATTPRLQEWVKCICSHKAIKSNIPTQETLTNIYLLLQKYNP; encoded by the exons ATGGCAAAAGAGAGTGAGATGAAGCTTCTTGGAACCCCAGCAAGTACATTTGTTAACCGGGTTCAGTTTGTTCTCAACCTCAAGTCCATTGAGTATAAGTTCATTCAAGaaaatctgttttgtaaaagcGAGCTCCTTTTGACATCAAACCCGGTTCATAAAAAAGTTCCGGTCCTTATTCATGGAAACAAACCACCCATTCCAGAGTCTCTTATAATCATCGAGTACCTTGATGAATTGTATCCAGATACCCATCCAGTCCTCCCTTCCGACCCTTTTGATCGGGCTGATCACCGGTTTTGGGCATCCTACATTGACAACAAG TTTTACCCCTTGTATGAAGAGTTGAGGCGATCTCCAGAGGACGGAAAAGAAGCCATAAAGAAACAAATCATCGAAAAGTCGCAAGTATTGGAAGAAGCATTTGTGAAGATTAGCAATGGCAAGGACTACTTTGGTGGAGATGATATAGGCTATTTGGATGTGGTGCTTGGATGTTTTATTGGTTGGATTAGCATTTTTGAAAAGCTTCACAAAttcaaggtgtttgatgaagctACAACACCAAGGCTTCAAGAATGGGTAAAATGTATATGCTCACATAAAGCCATCAAAAGTAACATCCCAACTCAGGAAACACTCACCAACATATATTTGTTGCTTCAAAAATACAATCCATAG